From Streptomyces sp. NBC_00237, a single genomic window includes:
- a CDS encoding response regulator transcription factor produces MSTTPESLPPIKVLLADDQALLRSAFRVLVDSEPDMEVVGEAADGAQALELTRLHRPDVVLMDIRMPGTDGLTATREIGADPELAAVHVVMLTTFEVDEYVVESIRAGASGFLGKGAEPDELLNAIRIAAGGEALLSPAATKGLIATFLKQGEAPGPRPTADGTHAVRLATLTVREREVLVHVGGGNSNDEIAELLVVSPLTVKTHVNRAMAKLGARDRAQLVVFAYESGLVRPRTE; encoded by the coding sequence ATGAGCACGACGCCCGAGTCCCTGCCGCCCATCAAGGTCCTCCTCGCCGACGACCAGGCCCTCCTGCGCAGCGCCTTTCGCGTACTCGTCGACTCCGAGCCCGACATGGAGGTCGTCGGTGAGGCGGCCGACGGGGCGCAGGCCCTGGAGCTGACCCGGCTGCACCGCCCCGACGTCGTCCTCATGGACATCCGGATGCCCGGCACCGACGGCCTGACCGCCACCCGCGAGATCGGCGCCGACCCCGAACTCGCCGCCGTGCACGTCGTGATGCTCACGACCTTCGAGGTCGACGAGTACGTCGTGGAGTCGATCAGGGCAGGGGCTTCCGGCTTCCTCGGGAAGGGGGCCGAGCCGGACGAGCTGCTGAACGCCATCCGGATCGCGGCAGGGGGCGAGGCCCTGCTGTCGCCCGCCGCGACCAAAGGGCTGATCGCCACCTTCCTCAAGCAGGGGGAGGCCCCGGGCCCGCGGCCCACCGCCGACGGCACGCACGCCGTCCGCCTCGCCACCCTCACCGTCCGCGAGCGCGAGGTCCTCGTGCACGTCGGCGGCGGCAACTCCAACGACGAGATCGCCGAACTCCTCGTCGTCAGCCCCCTCACCGTCAAGACCCACGTCAACCGCGCCATGGCCAAGCTCGGGGCCCGCGACCGGGCACAACTCGTGGTGTTCGCGTACGAATCCGGACTGGTCCGCCCCCGGACGGAGTGA
- a CDS encoding PspA/IM30 family protein, producing the protein MSGVMKRMGMIFRAKANQALDRAEDPRETLDYSYQKQLELLQKVRRGVADVATSRKRLELQLNTLQINSSKLEDQGRKALALGREDLAREALSRRAALQQQVSDLEVQHQTLQGEEEKLTLAAQRLQAKVDAFRTKKETIKATYTAAQAQTRIAESFSGISEEMSDVGVAIQRAEDKTAQLQARAGAIDELLASGALDDQSGLAKDDIQAELDRLSGGTDVELELQRMKQELAGGPSQQAIEGGQGGSQQGHQVQDQSRPRFDKQ; encoded by the coding sequence ATGAGCGGTGTCATGAAGCGTATGGGGATGATCTTCCGCGCGAAGGCGAATCAGGCCCTTGACCGGGCCGAAGACCCGCGGGAGACGCTGGATTACTCGTACCAGAAGCAGCTTGAACTGCTCCAGAAGGTACGCAGGGGAGTCGCGGACGTCGCGACGTCGCGCAAGCGCCTCGAACTCCAGCTGAACACGTTGCAGATCAACTCCTCCAAGCTGGAGGACCAGGGCCGCAAGGCGCTCGCGCTCGGCCGTGAGGACCTCGCCCGCGAGGCCCTGTCGCGCCGTGCCGCGTTGCAGCAGCAGGTCTCCGACCTGGAGGTGCAGCACCAGACCCTCCAGGGCGAGGAGGAGAAGCTGACGCTGGCGGCGCAGCGCCTCCAGGCCAAGGTCGACGCCTTCCGCACGAAGAAGGAGACCATCAAGGCCACCTATACGGCGGCCCAGGCACAGACCCGGATCGCTGAGTCCTTCTCCGGCATCTCCGAGGAGATGAGCGACGTCGGCGTCGCGATCCAGCGTGCCGAGGACAAGACCGCACAGCTCCAGGCCCGTGCGGGCGCCATCGACGAACTGCTCGCCTCGGGCGCGCTGGACGACCAGTCCGGCCTCGCCAAGGACGATATCCAGGCCGAGCTGGACCGCCTCTCCGGCGGTACGGACGTCGAGCTGGAGCTCCAGCGGATGAAGCAGGAGCTGGCTGGCGGGCCGTCGCAGCAGGCCATCGAGGGCGGCCAGGGCGGCTCCCAGCAGGGCCACCAGGTCCAGGACCAGTCCCGCCCCCGCTTCGACAAGCAGTAG
- a CDS encoding sensor histidine kinase yields the protein MPPSPRLTRPRTWLRAHPLAFDAALAAVVLAAMIIGSFADPHDGMHGPSFGTRTPDVRGVVLMVLAALALAFRRRSPLPVLAITTILTVTALIAAPDGPRAPVAMSAVVALYTVAARTDRPTTWRIGLLTMVVLTGAAMLTSDGPWYAQENLGLLAWTGIGASAGDAVRSRRAFIDAIRERAERAERTREEEARRRVAEERLRIARDLHDVVAHHIALVNVQAGVAAHVMDKRPDQAKEALAHVREASRSALGELRATVGLLRQSGDPSAPTEPAPGLAVLEGLLDTFRNAGLPVALARTDDQELAASVDLAAYRIVQEALTNVRKHAGPDAKAEVSVVRVGHTVEVTVLDNGTQNPPPEDSGGHGLIGMRERVTALGGTLTAGPRHGGGFRVHAILPVTAGTKATAQARPQQPGPGEKNT from the coding sequence ATGCCGCCCAGCCCCCGCCTCACCCGCCCCCGCACCTGGCTGCGCGCCCACCCCCTCGCCTTCGACGCCGCCCTGGCAGCCGTCGTCCTCGCAGCCATGATCATCGGCTCGTTCGCCGACCCCCACGACGGCATGCACGGTCCCTCCTTCGGCACCCGCACCCCCGACGTCCGAGGCGTCGTCCTCATGGTGTTGGCCGCCCTCGCCCTCGCGTTCCGCCGCCGCAGCCCCCTCCCCGTGCTGGCGATCACGACCATCCTCACCGTCACCGCCCTCATCGCCGCGCCCGACGGCCCGCGCGCCCCCGTCGCCATGAGCGCGGTCGTCGCGCTCTACACGGTCGCCGCCCGCACCGACCGCCCCACCACCTGGCGCATCGGCCTGCTCACCATGGTCGTCCTGACCGGTGCGGCCATGCTGACCAGCGACGGCCCCTGGTACGCGCAGGAGAACCTGGGACTCCTCGCCTGGACCGGCATCGGAGCGAGCGCCGGCGACGCGGTCCGGTCGAGGCGCGCCTTCATCGACGCCATCCGCGAGCGCGCCGAGCGCGCCGAACGGACCCGCGAGGAGGAGGCCCGCCGCCGCGTCGCCGAGGAGCGGCTGCGCATCGCCCGCGACCTGCACGACGTGGTCGCGCACCACATCGCCCTCGTCAACGTCCAGGCGGGCGTGGCGGCCCACGTCATGGACAAGCGCCCCGACCAGGCCAAGGAGGCCCTCGCGCACGTCCGCGAGGCCAGCCGCTCCGCCCTGGGCGAGCTCCGCGCCACCGTCGGCCTGCTCCGCCAGTCCGGCGACCCCTCGGCCCCCACCGAACCCGCCCCCGGCCTGGCCGTCCTCGAAGGGCTCCTCGACACCTTCCGCAACGCCGGGCTCCCGGTCGCCCTCGCCCGCACCGACGACCAGGAACTCGCCGCCTCCGTCGACCTGGCCGCGTACCGGATCGTCCAAGAGGCCCTCACCAACGTCCGCAAACACGCGGGCCCGGACGCGAAGGCCGAGGTCAGCGTCGTACGGGTGGGCCACACGGTGGAGGTGACCGTCCTCGACAACGGGACCCAGAACCCGCCCCCCGAGGACAGCGGAGGCCACGGCCTCATCGGCATGCGCGAGCGCGTCACCGCCCTCGGCGGCACCCTCACCGCGGGCCCCCGCCACGGAGGCGGCTTCCGCGTGCATGCGATCCTGCCCGTCACAGCCGGTACCAAGGCCACCGCACAGGCCCGCCCGCAGCAGCCCGGCCCGGGGGAGAAGAACACATGA